One window of the Procambarus clarkii isolate CNS0578487 chromosome 27, FALCON_Pclarkii_2.0, whole genome shotgun sequence genome contains the following:
- the LOC123762667 gene encoding serine/threonine-protein kinase Nek3, with protein sequence MAARFRKVSRIGRGTFGEAWLVTSKCSGRRYVVKEVRVEDMSRDELEKTWTEVAILARCKHSSIIRYKEYFMLEGPATMCLVMEYADGGDLSLRVKAARRKGEMLDEHSILNWFVQVIFAVQYLHVNNILHRDLKTQNIFLTKSNLVKVGDFGIARFLRGRQDLATTAVGTPYYLSPEICQRQPYNQKSDMWAVGCVLYELGALRHPFESNCFEDLVMKILRGSYRPLPQKFSSLVQDLVQVMLRTQPQRRPSADALLVLPALKPYVENYLKHEEVISQCSRPHCGSGGTEENNKDTLRRQKLSCIIPRVQALKKRPREGHGSVDLGLLCPRQEATPNEDAENFAAAAAACIVRPRCASDSAVGRDPPHPHPHRPPWPSVCQSWD encoded by the exons ATGGCTGCCAGGTTCAGGAAGGTGTCGAGGATCGGACGAGGAACATTCGGCGAGGCCTGGCTGGTCACCAGTAAATGTTCCGGTAGGAG GTATGTTGTGAAAGAGGTACGGGTGGAGGACATGTCTAGAGACGAACTGGAGAAGACCTGGACAGAGGTGGCCATCCTGGCCCGGTGTAAACACTCCAGTATCATCCGCTATAAGGAATACTTCATGCTGGAGGGCCCGGCCACCATGTGTCTTGTCATGGAGTACGCAGACGGAG GAGACTTGTCGCTGCGTGTGAAGGcggcgaggaggaagggggagatgcTGGACGAACATTCAATTCTAAACTGGTTCGTGCAGGTCATTTTCGCCGTCCAGTACCTTCACGTCAACAACATCCTACACAGAG ATTTAAAGACGCAAAATATATTCCTGACGAAGAGCAATTTGGTGAAGGTTGGGGACTTCGGCATAGCGAGGTTCCTGAGAGGCAGACAAGACCTGGCTACGACGGCCGTGGGCACACCTTACTATCTCTCTCCTGAGATATGCCAGCG GCAGCCGTATAACCAAAAATCTGACATGTGGGCGGTGGGCTGCGTGTTGTACGAGCTCGGCGCCCTCAGACACCCATTTGAATCTAACTGTTTTGAGGACCTCGTGATGAAGATCCTCAGAGGCAGCTACCGACCCTTGCCTCA GAAGTTCTCTAGCCTAGTGCAAGACCTGGTGCAGGTGATGCTGCGGACCCAGCCCCAGCGGCGCCCCTCGGCCGACGCCCTCCTGGTGCTGCCCGCTCTCAAGCCTTATGTCGAGAACTACCTCAAG CACGAGGAGGTGATCTCCCAGTGCTCCAGGCCTCACTGTGGGAGCGGTGGCACTGAGGAAAACAATAAGGACACTCTCAGAAGACAGAAACTGTCTTGCATCATTCCCAGGGTCCAGGCACTCAAGAagag ACCGCGGGAGGGTCATGGCAGTGTTGACCTCGGCCTCCTCTGCCCCCGTCAG GAGGCAACACCAAATGAAGATGCTGAaaattttgctgctgctgctgcggcgtgCATTGTACGACCACGTTGTGCCTCTGACTCGGCTGTGGGGCGGgatcccccacacccacacccacaccgacCACCGTGGCCAAGTGTGTGCCAAAGCTGGGATTAG